A segment of the Erythrobacter sp. F6033 genome:
AGCCGAGGTTCACCAAACGACCCTTGGCAAGGATCAGCAGCGATTTGCCCTCTGGGAAGGTGACCATATCGGTGCCTTCCTTGATCTCTTTCCAGTCGTAATTGTCGAGCGCAGAGATCTGAATTTCGCTGTCGAAGTGACCGATATTGCACACGATCGCCATGTTTTTCATGTTCTTCATGTGCTCGCCGGTGATCACGTCTTCGTTACCGGTCGCGGTCACGAAAATGTCAGCACGCTTGGTGGCTTCATCCATAGAGACGACTTCAAAGCCGTCCATCGCCGCTTGCAGAGCGCAGATCGGATCGATTTCGGTGACCATGACGCGGGCACCGCCATCGCGAAGCGAAGCAGCAGAGCCTTTGCCAACATCACCGTATCCGGCAACACAAGCGACCTTACCGGCCAGCATCACATCGGTTGCGCGGCGGATCGCGTCGACCAGCGATTCCTTACAACCATACAGGTTGTCGAACTTCGACTTGGTCACACTGTCGTTTACGTTGATCGCCGGGAAAGGCAGCTTGCCCTGCTTGGCGATCTGGTAAAGGCGCATAACGCCCGTCGTGGTTTCTTCCGAAACGCCTTTAATATTCTGAACAGTCTTGGTCAGATAACCGGGCTTCTCAGAGACATAGGCTTTCAGAGCCTTTTGCATCTCGATTTCTTCGGCGTTCTGCGGAGCGGGCATTTCTTCGCCAGCTTCGATGCGCGCGCCCCAAAGCGCAAACATCGTCGCATCGCCGCCATCGTCGAGTATGATGTTGGTGGTCAGATCAGGATCGGCATCGGTCGACCAGTCGAAAATGCGGCCAACATACTTCCAGTAATCCGCCAGTGTTTCGCCTTTAACTGCGAATACCGGAATGCCCTGATCCGCGATAGCGGCAGCGGCGTGATCCTGTGTCGAGAAAATGTTGCAGGTTGCCCAGCGAACTTCCGCGCCAAGGGCTGTCAGCGTTTCGATCAGAACAGCGGTCTGGATCGTCATGTGCAGCGAGCCGGTGATGCGCGCGCCTTTAAGCGGCTGCGCTGCGCCATATTCTTCGCGCAGAGCCATCAGGCCCGGCATTTCGGTTTCGGCAATTGCAATCTCGTCGCGACCATATTGTGCGAGCGCGATGTCTTTGATGATATATTCGTGCGTATGTGCGGCGGTCGCCATTCTAGTCTCCATCGGGGGTAATTTGCGTTACCGCGCCCTAGCGATCTAGCCGCAGACAATCAAATATAAAGTTTTCTTTATATCTCTATGTCGCACTTATCCGCGAAGCCATATTGGTACTTTCGACGATGGAATGTCTTTGACTGTTGCACCGTCCGCTCCCTGCGGAGTGGGCGCTGTCAAAACTTGCTGTTCGTATGTCAGCTTTGCATCCACTGCCTCGCCAACGCCACCGGCTTTAGTGGGAGCCTGAGCCAACTCCTCGCTGGCTTTACTTTCAAGCAATGTGTTGGCTATCACCGAAAGCCGCGCGCGATCCTGAGTCCGAGCGAGTTCGGAGGTGGCGCTCTTCAAATCAGAACAGTCCAGCGTCGGGTGGCCATCACCATAACGATTGGCGATCGTTACTCCGATGCGATCAAGCGTACGCTTGGGCCCTTTTGATCCGTAAGTGGCGACCATATTCCTGCTGAGGTGTTTATGCGCATCGGCAAGGTTCTGCTGATGTGTGCGGGCGAACAAGTCATATTCCCCCCGGAAATCATGAGCGCCCGTGCGGCAGCGGAGCGAAGTCACCATCAGCATGATGTTGAGGCTTCGTATGTTCTCCGCATTGGCTGCTATCGGACTGATATAGCTTTGATCGGCCTCTTGTGCGTTTAGCGCGCTGGCTGTGCTCGCCGCAGTCAGGGCGAAGGCCGCCCCCCATGCTCCAATTGTTCCGCCAACAGACATCTTGTTCTCCCCTTTGCCGCGATCCCCATCGCGTGCATCAGAGGTATGCCAAAGGTGTTTACCTGATCTTCAAAGCTCTCGGTAAAGGCTTCTTAACCCAAACTTTGCCGAGCATCCGTTCGCTTTAGCATTGCCGCTCAGAGGCAAGCACCTATATCTGCGTTCGAAGCGTTGGGACATTTTCGATACCCCGTATCCAGCGCAGCTCACACAATGATGGAGGATGCGATGACAATTTCGGTAGGTGACAAACTTCCCGAGGCAACACTGGTCAAAGCCACAGCCGAAGGTCCGCAGCAGGTTCAGGCAAGCGAGTATTTCGCGGGCAAGAAAGTTGCTCTGTTTTCAGTGCCTGGTGCTTTCACACCGACTTGTTCGGCAAAGCACCTTCCCGGCTTCGTTGAGAAAGCCGAAGACCTGAAAGCCAAGGGCGTCGATGAAATCGTCGGCACTGCGGTCAACGATGCATTTGTAATGGGTGCATGGAATCAGGCGGCGGGCAGCGACGACATCACTATGCTCGCAGATGGCAATGCCGACTTCGCCGAAGCGGTCGGCCTGACAATGGACGGCAGCGGTTTCGGCATGGGCAAGCGCGGTCAGCGTTTTTCGATGGTGATCAATGACGGCGTCGTTGAACAGCTGAACGTCGAAGAGCCAGGCGACTTCAAAGTCTCCAGCGCAGAGCATATGCTCGGTCAGCTCTAGAGCTTTCCATATTGCAGATACAAAAAGGGTGCCTCGATTGAGGCGCCCTTTTTACTGTGACCCTCGAAGGGCTCAGAAGCCCATCAGGCTCATCACTTCCTTACGGCTGCGATGATCTTCGAGGAAACAGCCCATCATGCGGCTGGTCAGCATCTCGACCTCGTGCACTTTAACGCCGCGGCCCGTCATACAGCCGTGCTCTGCCTGAATCACAACGGCGACACCGCGCGGCTCCAGATTGTCCCAGATGCATTCGGCGACCTCTGCAGTGAGGCGCTCTTGAACCTGCAAGCGGTTGGCGAAGCCATGCAGCACACGCGCGAGCTTTGAAATGCCGGTGATCTTCTTGTCAGGCAGATAGGCGATGTGCGCTTTGCCCTTGATCGGCGCCATGTGGTGCTCGCAATGCGAGTGGAACGGGATGTCTTTCAGAAGGACAATCTCGTCATATCCGCCGACTTCTTCAAAGATTCGCGACAAATGCATCGCGGGATCTTCTTGATTGCCAGCACAATATTCCAGCCAAGCCCGACCAACACGCTTGGGCGTATCCAGCAAGCCTTCGCGGGTGGGATCGTCCCCCGCCCACTTAATTAGGGTTCGCACTGCTTCTTGTACGTCTTCAGGAACGTCGGGCTTGCTCAAAGGATTCTCCGGGTCAAATTCATCGTGATCATGCACGTTCATGTAGTTCATGGCTAACGTCTTTCTACGCAAAGAAGCAGACCGGGTGCACGGCCTTCCTCATATTCAAGATGATCCCACTGAAGAAAATCGCCGTGCGTACAAAGGGTTCCCTGCAAAATTTGCAGTCTGAACTGGCCGGGCCACATCGAACTGCAGGTATGATCACGCGGTTTGCCGTGAAAGAAGCCATTACCCCCAACAAAAAAGCCCACCCCGCTAGGGATGGGCTTTCTTGGCGCGCCAGGAAGGATTCGAACCTCCGGCCGCCTGATTCGTAGTCAGGTACTCTATCCAGCTGAGCTACTGGCGCGCGAGAAGTGGGCACATACGGGTGGTTGATCAGCTTGGCAACCTCTGTTTGCGGCCAAACTCAGGAATATTCAGCTTTCTCCGAAAAGACCCGCTGCGAGAGCGCAATCGAGCGGCGGCTTTTTAAGCTGCCGGATGCTTTCAGGCGTATGCCAAGCAATTTCGCCGCCTTCCAATGCTGCCGGAATTCCATCCCATCGCGCGATTCTGTAAAGTAGGATGACAATCGGTATTCCATCCTCACTCACTGCGCCTTCAGCGAAACCTGCGGGTTCACAATCGATGGCATTTACAGAAATGCCCAGTTCCTCATGAAGTTCGCGAATCAAAGATTCTGTTGGCTTTTCATGGTGTTCCACTTTCCCACCAGGGAATTCCCATAGCCCTCCATGATGCTTTTCAGCAGGCCTTTTGTGCATCAGCCATGTGCCATCGCGCCCCTTAAGAGCGCCTGCAACTACGGGAAGCCACGTGCCTGTCATGTCGGATTTCTTTCCATTTTGTCGCTCCGCATCAACCTTTTCTTAATGGTCGGCGGCGATACCGGCCTTCGTCAGGAACGTATTGACAGGTGAAGCATGAAGTTAGCGACATTTTTCAAGAGTATTGGTTCGGATCAGTCCGGCGCCACTGCTGTTGAATACGGCCTGATTGTTAGTTTGATCGTGATTGCAATGGTTGGTGCTCTCCAAGGTGTAGCCGAAGAGAACAGCAACGTTTGGAGCCGCGTCCAGACTGCACAAGAGGAAGCGAGCAACTGACCAAATTAACGCTTTTGAAAGGCTGCGAATTAGCAATTTCTCAAGAGCTGTTGCTTACAACCTCCAATGTCCGGATCGATCTTTTCGATTTGAACAACGGGTAACGAAGACCAAAACCAGGAGACTACCAATGAAATTCTTCAACAAACTTGCACGTGACGAGCAGGGCGCAACCGCAATTGAGTACGGCCTTATCGCTGCTCTGATCGCTGTTGCAGCTATCACCGCTATGCAGAGCCTCGGCTCGACCCTTTCGGATACTTTCTCGGAAGTACAGACCGAAATGGCTGCCTAAGTCTAACGACTTACGGAAAAAGGAAGCGGCGGGGAGTTCCCCGCCGCTTTTCTTTTGCGCGCTGCATATTTGAAGCGCTTCAATATCGCACCGGCCGCAGGATCAGCGCCCGCGAACGACCAGCTTAACTTTCTGCCCCGCGC
Coding sequences within it:
- the ahcY gene encoding adenosylhomocysteinase, whose protein sequence is MATAAHTHEYIIKDIALAQYGRDEIAIAETEMPGLMALREEYGAAQPLKGARITGSLHMTIQTAVLIETLTALGAEVRWATCNIFSTQDHAAAAIADQGIPVFAVKGETLADYWKYVGRIFDWSTDADPDLTTNIILDDGGDATMFALWGARIEAGEEMPAPQNAEEIEMQKALKAYVSEKPGYLTKTVQNIKGVSEETTTGVMRLYQIAKQGKLPFPAINVNDSVTKSKFDNLYGCKESLVDAIRRATDVMLAGKVACVAGYGDVGKGSAASLRDGGARVMVTEIDPICALQAAMDGFEVVSMDEATKRADIFVTATGNEDVITGEHMKNMKNMAIVCNIGHFDSEIQISALDNYDWKEIKEGTDMVTFPEGKSLLILAKGRLVNLGCATGHPSFVMSASFTNQTLAQIELFTKSDEYENDVYVLPKHLDEKVAALHLEKLGVQLTQLSQKQADYIGVPAAGPFKPDHYRY
- a CDS encoding peroxiredoxin encodes the protein MTISVGDKLPEATLVKATAEGPQQVQASEYFAGKKVALFSVPGAFTPTCSAKHLPGFVEKAEDLKAKGVDEIVGTAVNDAFVMGAWNQAAGSDDITMLADGNADFAEAVGLTMDGSGFGMGKRGQRFSMVINDGVVEQLNVEEPGDFKVSSAEHMLGQL
- the folE gene encoding GTP cyclohydrolase I FolE → MNYMNVHDHDEFDPENPLSKPDVPEDVQEAVRTLIKWAGDDPTREGLLDTPKRVGRAWLEYCAGNQEDPAMHLSRIFEEVGGYDEIVLLKDIPFHSHCEHHMAPIKGKAHIAYLPDKKITGISKLARVLHGFANRLQVQERLTAEVAECIWDNLEPRGVAVVIQAEHGCMTGRGVKVHEVEMLTSRMMGCFLEDHRSRKEVMSLMGF
- a CDS encoding (deoxy)nucleoside triphosphate pyrophosphohydrolase — encoded protein: MTGTWLPVVAGALKGRDGTWLMHKRPAEKHHGGLWEFPGGKVEHHEKPTESLIRELHEELGISVNAIDCEPAGFAEGAVSEDGIPIVILLYRIARWDGIPAALEGGEIAWHTPESIRQLKKPPLDCALAAGLFGES
- a CDS encoding Flp family type IVb pilin — encoded protein: MKLATFFKSIGSDQSGATAVEYGLIVSLIVIAMVGALQGVAEENSNVWSRVQTAQEEASN
- a CDS encoding Flp family type IVb pilin — encoded protein: MKFFNKLARDEQGATAIEYGLIAALIAVAAITAMQSLGSTLSDTFSEVQTEMAA